In Neofelis nebulosa isolate mNeoNeb1 chromosome 10, mNeoNeb1.pri, whole genome shotgun sequence, one DNA window encodes the following:
- the MYRF gene encoding myelin regulatory factor isoform X5, translated as MEVVDETEALQRFFEGHDINGALEPSNIDTSILEEYISKEDASDLCFPDISAPASAASYPHGQPAIPGSSGGHHLSPSGGGPSPGRHGPLPAPSYSAPLNCNNNNAMGTAPKPFLGGSGPPIKAEPKAPYAPGTLPDSPPDSGSEAYSPQQVNDPHLLRTITPESLCHVGVPSRLEHPPPPPAHLPGPPPPPPPPPHYPVLQRDLYMKAEPPMPPYAAMGQGLVPTDLHHTQQSQMLHQLLNQHGAELPTHPSKKRKHSESPPNTLNAQMLNGMIKQEPGTATTLPPHPARAPSPPWAPQGPLSPGPGSLPLSIARVQTPPWHPPGAPSPGLLQDNDSLSGSYLDPNYQSIKWQPHQQNKWATLYDANYKELPMPTYRVDADKGFNFSVGDDAFVCQKKNHFQVTVYIGMLGEPKYVKTPEGLRPLDCFYLKLHGVKLEALNQSINIEQSQSDRSKRPFNPVTVNLPPEQVTKVTVGRLHFSETTANNMRKKGKPNPDQRYFMLVVALQAHAQNQNYTLAAQISERIIVRASNPGQFESDSDVLWQRAQVPDTVFHHGRVGINTDRPDEALVVHGNVKVMGSLMHPSDLRAKEHVQEVDTTEQLKRISRMRLVHYRYKPEFAATAGIEATAPETGVIAQEVKEILPEAVKDTGDVVFANGKTIENFLVVNKERIFMENVGAVKELCKLTDNLETRIDELERWSHKLAKLRRLDSLKSTGSSGAFSHAGSQFSRAGSVPHKKRPPKVASKSSSVVPDQACISQRFLQGTIIALVVVMAFSVVSMSTLYVLSLRTEEDLVETDGRSSQSFGTTQLRQSPVTTGLPGTRPSLLLVTTGLSSSAPGPVIPTLDLCSSRPCPVICCSSSTPSPTPAPSLGSSFNPGRGLSPSPSPSTNRSGPGQMALLPVTNIRAKSWGLSANGIGHSKHPKSSEPLASPEVPFPGGQGKAKNSPSLGLHGRARRGLPQPGLSPARPTRAQGQPASLLADPVPSLTSIQVLENSMPITSQYCAPEDACRPGNFTYHIPVSSGTPLHLSLTLQMNSSSPVSVVLCSLMSKEQPCEERDFPQSLHTYQDTQGTSHQWPVTILSFREFTYHFRVALLGQANCSVEAPVLPATDYYFHFYRLCD; from the exons CTGCTTCCCTGACATCTCTGCTCCAGCCAGTGCGGCCTCCTACCCCCACGGGCAGCCGGCCATCCCGGGCTCCAGCGGGGGCCACCACCTGAGCCCCTCTGGGGGCGGACCCTCCCCGGGGCGCcacggccccctccccgccccgagCTACAGCGCCCCCCTCAACTGCAACAACAACAATGCCATGGGCACTGCTCCCAAGCCCTTTCTGGGGGGCTCTGGGCCCCCCATCAAGGCAGAGCCCAAGGCTCCCTATGCCCCAGG CACACTGCCGGACTCTCCCCCAGACTCGGGCTCCGAGGCCTACTCCCCCCAGCAGGTGAATG ACCCCCATCTCCTGCGCACCATTACCCCTGAGTCCCTGTGCCACGTGGGAGTGCCCTCCCGCCTGGAGcacccacctccacctccagcccACCTACCAGGCCCTCCgccgcccccgccacccccgcctCACTACCCTGTCCTGCAGCGGGACCTGTACATGAAGGCCGAGCCCCCGATGCCCCCCTACGCTGCCATGGGGCAGGGGCTGGTGCCCACGGATCTCCACCACACACAGCAGTCCCAGATGCTACACCAGCTGTTGAATCAGCACGGAGCTGA gctccccacacaCCCCTCCAAGAAGAGGAAGCACTCCGAATCACCTCCCAACACCCTTAATGCCCAGATGCTGAATGGAATGATCAAACAGGAGCCCGGGACCGCGACGACCCTGCCCCCGCACCCAGCTcgagccccttccccaccctgggctccccAGGGCCCACTCTCCCCCGGCCCCGGCTCCTTGCCCCTCAGCATCGCCCGGGTCCAGACGCCACCTTGGCACCCACCGGGTGCACCCTCACCAG GTCTCCTGCAGGACAATGATAGCCTTAGTGGCTCCTACCTGGATCCCAACTACCAATCCATCAAGTGGCAACCACATCAGCAGAACAAGTGGGCAACGCTGTACGACGCAAACTACAAGGAGCT gcccatgCCCACCTACCGCGTGGACGCTGACAAGGGCTTCAACTTTTCGGTGGGCGATGACGCCTTCGTGTGCCAGAAGAAGAACCACTTTCAGGTGACAGTCTACATCGGCATGCTGGGGGAGCCCAAGTACGTCAAGACGCCCGAAGGCCTCAGGCCCCTTGACTGCTTCTACCTGAAACTGCACGGAGTGAAG CTGGAGGCCCTGAACCAGTCCATCAACATTGAGCAGTCACAGTCCGACCGAAGCAAGCGGCCCTTTAACCCTGTCAC ggTCAATCTGCCTCCTGAGCAGGTCACGAAGGTGACTGTGGGGCGCTTGCACTTCAGCGAGACCACCGCCAACAACATGCGGAAGAAGGGCAAACCTAACCCTGACCAGAG GTACTTCATGCTGGTGGTGGCGCTCCAGGCCCATGCACAGAACCAGAACTACACGCTGGCTGCCCAGATCTCAGAGCGCATCATCGTGAGG GCCTCCAACCCAGGCCAGTTTGAGAGTGACAGCGACGTGCTGTGGCAGCGGGCGCAGGTGCCCGACACTGTCTTCCACCATGGCCGCGTGGGCATCAACACGGACCGACCCGACGAGGCGTTGGTCGTGCACGGCAATGTCAAGGTCATGGGCTCGCTCATGCACCCCTCCGACCTGCGGGCCAAGGAGCACGtgcaggag GTGGACACCACGGAGCAGCTGAAGAGGATCTCGCGCATGCGGCTGGTGCACTACAGATACAAGCCTGAGTTTGCAGCCACCGCAGGCATCGAGGCCACGGCGCCAGAGACGG gTGTCATCGCCCAGGAGGTGAAGGAGATCCTGCCTGAGGCCGTGAAGGACACTGGAGACGTGGTCTTTGCCAATGGGAAAACCATAGAGAACTTCTTGGTGGTGAACAAG GAGCGCATCTTCATGGAGAACGTGGGTGCCGTGAAGGAGCTGTGCAAGCTGACGGACAACCTGGAGACGCGCATTGACGAGCTGGAGCGCTGGAGCCACAAGCTGGCCAAACTGCGGCGGCTGGACAGCCTCAAGTCCACTGGCAGCTCGGGTGCCttcag CCATGCAGGGAGCCAGTTCAGCCGGGCGGGCAGCGTCCCCCACAAGAAGAGGCCCCCCAAGGTGGCCAGCAAG TCGTCATCTGTGGTCCCAGACCAGGCCTGCATCAGCCAGCGCTTCCTGCAGGGAACCATCATTGCCCTGGTGGTGGTCATGGCCTTCAG CGTGGTGTCCATGTCTACACTGTATGTGCTGAGCCTGCGCACCGAGGAGGACCTGGTGGAAACCGATGG cagGTCCAGCCAGAGCTTTGGGACCACTCAGCTCCGACAGTCCCCTGTGACCACCGGGCTGCCAGGCACACGGCCCTCTTTGCTGCTGG TTACCACCGGCCTGAGCAGCTCAGCCCCAGGTCCTGTCATCCCCACTTTGGACCTGTGCTCCAGCCGCCCTTGTCCAGTCATCTGctgttcctcctccacccccagccctacCCCTGCCCCTAGTCTTGGCTCCAGCTTTAACCCTGGCCGTGGCCTCAGCCCCAGTCCCAGCCCCTCCACCAACCGCTCAG GCCCCGGCCAGATGGCCCTCCTACCAGTCACCAACATCAGAGCCAAGTCCTGGGGCCTGTCGGCCAATGGTATTGGCCACTCCAAGCATCCAaagagctcagagcctctggCCAGCCCCGAAGTCCCCTTCCCCGGAGGGCAGGGCAAAGCCAAGAATAGCCCCAGCCTTGGTCTCCACGGCCGGGCCCGCAGAGGGCTTCCCCAGCCCGGCCTGAGCCCTGCTCGGCCCACTCGGGCCCAGGGCCAGCCAG CCTCTCTCCTTGCAGACCCAGTGCCCTCCCTGACCTCCATCCAGGTGCTGGAGaactcaatgcccatcacttcCCAGTACTGCGCTCCAGAGGATGCCTGCAG GCCTGGAAACTTCACCTACCACATCCCTGTCAGCAGCGGCACCCCGCTGCACCTCAGCCTGACTCTGCAGATGAA CTCTTCGTCTCCCGTGTCTGTGGTGCTGTGCAGCCTGATGTCAAAGGAGCAGCCGTGTGAGGAGAGGGACTTTCCACAGAGCCTGCACACCTACCAGGACACCCAG gGCACGTCCCACCAGTGGCCAGTGACCATCCTGTCTTTCCGAGAATTCACCTACCACTTCCGGGTGGCACTGCTG ggtCAGGCCAACTGCAGCGTGGAGGCCCCGGTCCTGCCGGCCACAGACTACTATTTCCACTTCTACCGCCTGTGTGACTGA
- the MYRF gene encoding myelin regulatory factor isoform X4 yields MEVVDETEALQRFFEGHDINGALEPSNIDTSILEEYISKEDASDLCFPDISAPASAASYPHGQPAIPGSSGGHHLSPSGGGPSPGRHGPLPAPSYSAPLNCNNNNAMGTAPKPFLGGSGPPIKAEPKAPYAPGTLPDSPPDSGSEAYSPQQVNDPHLLRTITPESLCHVGVPSRLEHPPPPPAHLPGPPPPPPPPPHYPVLQRDLYMKAEPPMPPYAAMGQGLVPTDLHHTQQSQMLHQLLNQHGAELPTHPSKKRKHSESPPNTLNAQMLNGMIKQEPGTATTLPPHPARAPSPPWAPQGPLSPGPGSLPLSIARVQTPPWHPPGAPSPGLLQDNDSLSGSYLDPNYQSIKWQPHQQNKWATLYDANYKELPMPTYRVDADKGFNFSVGDDAFVCQKKNHFQVTVYIGMLGEPKYVKTPEGLRPLDCFYLKLHGVKLEALNQSINIEQSQSDRSKRPFNPVTVNLPPEQVTKVTVGRLHFSETTANNMRKKGKPNPDQRYFMLVVALQAHAQNQNYTLAAQISERIIVRASNPGQFESDSDVLWQRAQVPDTVFHHGRVGINTDRPDEALVVHGNVKVMGSLMHPSDLRAKEHVQEVDTTEQLKRISRMRLVHYRYKPEFAATAGIEATAPETGVIAQEVKEILPEAVKDTGDVVFANGKTIENFLVVNKERIFMENVGAVKELCKLTDNLETRIDELERWSHKLAKLRRLDSLKSTGSSGAFSHAGSQFSRAGSVPHKKRPPKVASKSSSVVPDQACISQRFLQGTIIALVVVMAFSVVSMSTLYVLSLRTEEDLVETDGSFAVSTSCLLALLRPQHPGGSEARCPCRSSQSFGTTQLRQSPVTTGLPGTRPSLLLVTTGLSSSAPGPVIPTLDLCSSRPCPVICCSSSTPSPTPAPSLGSSFNPGRGLSPSPSPSTNRSGPGQMALLPVTNIRAKSWGLSANGIGHSKHPKSSEPLASPEVPFPGGQGKAKNSPSLGLHGRARRGLPQPGLSPARPTRAQGQPASLLADPVPSLTSIQVLENSMPITSQYCAPEDACRPGNFTYHIPVSSGTPLHLSLTLQMNLMSKEQPCEERDFPQSLHTYQDTQGTSHQWPVTILSFREFTYHFRVALLGQANCSVEAPVLPATDYYFHFYRLCD; encoded by the exons CTGCTTCCCTGACATCTCTGCTCCAGCCAGTGCGGCCTCCTACCCCCACGGGCAGCCGGCCATCCCGGGCTCCAGCGGGGGCCACCACCTGAGCCCCTCTGGGGGCGGACCCTCCCCGGGGCGCcacggccccctccccgccccgagCTACAGCGCCCCCCTCAACTGCAACAACAACAATGCCATGGGCACTGCTCCCAAGCCCTTTCTGGGGGGCTCTGGGCCCCCCATCAAGGCAGAGCCCAAGGCTCCCTATGCCCCAGG CACACTGCCGGACTCTCCCCCAGACTCGGGCTCCGAGGCCTACTCCCCCCAGCAGGTGAATG ACCCCCATCTCCTGCGCACCATTACCCCTGAGTCCCTGTGCCACGTGGGAGTGCCCTCCCGCCTGGAGcacccacctccacctccagcccACCTACCAGGCCCTCCgccgcccccgccacccccgcctCACTACCCTGTCCTGCAGCGGGACCTGTACATGAAGGCCGAGCCCCCGATGCCCCCCTACGCTGCCATGGGGCAGGGGCTGGTGCCCACGGATCTCCACCACACACAGCAGTCCCAGATGCTACACCAGCTGTTGAATCAGCACGGAGCTGA gctccccacacaCCCCTCCAAGAAGAGGAAGCACTCCGAATCACCTCCCAACACCCTTAATGCCCAGATGCTGAATGGAATGATCAAACAGGAGCCCGGGACCGCGACGACCCTGCCCCCGCACCCAGCTcgagccccttccccaccctgggctccccAGGGCCCACTCTCCCCCGGCCCCGGCTCCTTGCCCCTCAGCATCGCCCGGGTCCAGACGCCACCTTGGCACCCACCGGGTGCACCCTCACCAG GTCTCCTGCAGGACAATGATAGCCTTAGTGGCTCCTACCTGGATCCCAACTACCAATCCATCAAGTGGCAACCACATCAGCAGAACAAGTGGGCAACGCTGTACGACGCAAACTACAAGGAGCT gcccatgCCCACCTACCGCGTGGACGCTGACAAGGGCTTCAACTTTTCGGTGGGCGATGACGCCTTCGTGTGCCAGAAGAAGAACCACTTTCAGGTGACAGTCTACATCGGCATGCTGGGGGAGCCCAAGTACGTCAAGACGCCCGAAGGCCTCAGGCCCCTTGACTGCTTCTACCTGAAACTGCACGGAGTGAAG CTGGAGGCCCTGAACCAGTCCATCAACATTGAGCAGTCACAGTCCGACCGAAGCAAGCGGCCCTTTAACCCTGTCAC ggTCAATCTGCCTCCTGAGCAGGTCACGAAGGTGACTGTGGGGCGCTTGCACTTCAGCGAGACCACCGCCAACAACATGCGGAAGAAGGGCAAACCTAACCCTGACCAGAG GTACTTCATGCTGGTGGTGGCGCTCCAGGCCCATGCACAGAACCAGAACTACACGCTGGCTGCCCAGATCTCAGAGCGCATCATCGTGAGG GCCTCCAACCCAGGCCAGTTTGAGAGTGACAGCGACGTGCTGTGGCAGCGGGCGCAGGTGCCCGACACTGTCTTCCACCATGGCCGCGTGGGCATCAACACGGACCGACCCGACGAGGCGTTGGTCGTGCACGGCAATGTCAAGGTCATGGGCTCGCTCATGCACCCCTCCGACCTGCGGGCCAAGGAGCACGtgcaggag GTGGACACCACGGAGCAGCTGAAGAGGATCTCGCGCATGCGGCTGGTGCACTACAGATACAAGCCTGAGTTTGCAGCCACCGCAGGCATCGAGGCCACGGCGCCAGAGACGG gTGTCATCGCCCAGGAGGTGAAGGAGATCCTGCCTGAGGCCGTGAAGGACACTGGAGACGTGGTCTTTGCCAATGGGAAAACCATAGAGAACTTCTTGGTGGTGAACAAG GAGCGCATCTTCATGGAGAACGTGGGTGCCGTGAAGGAGCTGTGCAAGCTGACGGACAACCTGGAGACGCGCATTGACGAGCTGGAGCGCTGGAGCCACAAGCTGGCCAAACTGCGGCGGCTGGACAGCCTCAAGTCCACTGGCAGCTCGGGTGCCttcag CCATGCAGGGAGCCAGTTCAGCCGGGCGGGCAGCGTCCCCCACAAGAAGAGGCCCCCCAAGGTGGCCAGCAAG TCGTCATCTGTGGTCCCAGACCAGGCCTGCATCAGCCAGCGCTTCCTGCAGGGAACCATCATTGCCCTGGTGGTGGTCATGGCCTTCAG CGTGGTGTCCATGTCTACACTGTATGTGCTGAGCCTGCGCACCGAGGAGGACCTGGTGGAAACCGATGG CTCTTTTGCTGTGTCCACTTCCTGTCTTCTGGCCCTGCTCCGGCCCCAGCACCCTGGGGGGAGTGAGGCCAGGTGCCCATG cagGTCCAGCCAGAGCTTTGGGACCACTCAGCTCCGACAGTCCCCTGTGACCACCGGGCTGCCAGGCACACGGCCCTCTTTGCTGCTGG TTACCACCGGCCTGAGCAGCTCAGCCCCAGGTCCTGTCATCCCCACTTTGGACCTGTGCTCCAGCCGCCCTTGTCCAGTCATCTGctgttcctcctccacccccagccctacCCCTGCCCCTAGTCTTGGCTCCAGCTTTAACCCTGGCCGTGGCCTCAGCCCCAGTCCCAGCCCCTCCACCAACCGCTCAG GCCCCGGCCAGATGGCCCTCCTACCAGTCACCAACATCAGAGCCAAGTCCTGGGGCCTGTCGGCCAATGGTATTGGCCACTCCAAGCATCCAaagagctcagagcctctggCCAGCCCCGAAGTCCCCTTCCCCGGAGGGCAGGGCAAAGCCAAGAATAGCCCCAGCCTTGGTCTCCACGGCCGGGCCCGCAGAGGGCTTCCCCAGCCCGGCCTGAGCCCTGCTCGGCCCACTCGGGCCCAGGGCCAGCCAG CCTCTCTCCTTGCAGACCCAGTGCCCTCCCTGACCTCCATCCAGGTGCTGGAGaactcaatgcccatcacttcCCAGTACTGCGCTCCAGAGGATGCCTGCAG GCCTGGAAACTTCACCTACCACATCCCTGTCAGCAGCGGCACCCCGCTGCACCTCAGCCTGACTCTGCAGATGAA CCTGATGTCAAAGGAGCAGCCGTGTGAGGAGAGGGACTTTCCACAGAGCCTGCACACCTACCAGGACACCCAG gGCACGTCCCACCAGTGGCCAGTGACCATCCTGTCTTTCCGAGAATTCACCTACCACTTCCGGGTGGCACTGCTG ggtCAGGCCAACTGCAGCGTGGAGGCCCCGGTCCTGCCGGCCACAGACTACTATTTCCACTTCTACCGCCTGTGTGACTGA
- the MYRF gene encoding myelin regulatory factor isoform X9 gives MRDLYMKAEPPMPPYAAMGQGLVPTDLHHTQQSQMLHQLLNQHGAELPTHPSKKRKHSESPPNTLNAQMLNGMIKQEPGTATTLPPHPARAPSPPWAPQGPLSPGPGSLPLSIARVQTPPWHPPGAPSPGLLQDNDSLSGSYLDPNYQSIKWQPHQQNKWATLYDANYKELPMPTYRVDADKGFNFSVGDDAFVCQKKNHFQVTVYIGMLGEPKYVKTPEGLRPLDCFYLKLHGVKLEALNQSINIEQSQSDRSKRPFNPVTVNLPPEQVTKVTVGRLHFSETTANNMRKKGKPNPDQRYFMLVVALQAHAQNQNYTLAAQISERIIVRASNPGQFESDSDVLWQRAQVPDTVFHHGRVGINTDRPDEALVVHGNVKVMGSLMHPSDLRAKEHVQEVDTTEQLKRISRMRLVHYRYKPEFAATAGIEATAPETGVIAQEVKEILPEAVKDTGDVVFANGKTIENFLVVNKERIFMENVGAVKELCKLTDNLETRIDELERWSHKLAKLRRLDSLKSTGSSGAFSHAGSQFSRAGSVPHKKRPPKVASKSSSVVPDQACISQRFLQGTIIALVVVMAFSVVSMSTLYVLSLRTEEDLVETDGSFAVSTSCLLALLRPQHPGGSEARCPCRSSQSFGTTQLRQSPVTTGLPGTRPSLLLVTTGLSSSAPGPVIPTLDLCSSRPCPVICCSSSTPSPTPAPSLGSSFNPGRGLSPSPSPSTNRSGPGQMALLPVTNIRAKSWGLSANGIGHSKHPKSSEPLASPEVPFPGGQGKAKNSPSLGLHGRARRGLPQPGLSPARPTRAQGQPASLLADPVPSLTSIQVLENSMPITSQYCAPEDACRPGNFTYHIPVSSGTPLHLSLTLQMNSSSPVSVVLCSLMSKEQPCEERDFPQSLHTYQDTQGTSHQWPVTILSFREFTYHFRVALLGQANCSVEAPVLPATDYYFHFYRLCD, from the exons ATG CGGGACCTGTACATGAAGGCCGAGCCCCCGATGCCCCCCTACGCTGCCATGGGGCAGGGGCTGGTGCCCACGGATCTCCACCACACACAGCAGTCCCAGATGCTACACCAGCTGTTGAATCAGCACGGAGCTGA gctccccacacaCCCCTCCAAGAAGAGGAAGCACTCCGAATCACCTCCCAACACCCTTAATGCCCAGATGCTGAATGGAATGATCAAACAGGAGCCCGGGACCGCGACGACCCTGCCCCCGCACCCAGCTcgagccccttccccaccctgggctccccAGGGCCCACTCTCCCCCGGCCCCGGCTCCTTGCCCCTCAGCATCGCCCGGGTCCAGACGCCACCTTGGCACCCACCGGGTGCACCCTCACCAG GTCTCCTGCAGGACAATGATAGCCTTAGTGGCTCCTACCTGGATCCCAACTACCAATCCATCAAGTGGCAACCACATCAGCAGAACAAGTGGGCAACGCTGTACGACGCAAACTACAAGGAGCT gcccatgCCCACCTACCGCGTGGACGCTGACAAGGGCTTCAACTTTTCGGTGGGCGATGACGCCTTCGTGTGCCAGAAGAAGAACCACTTTCAGGTGACAGTCTACATCGGCATGCTGGGGGAGCCCAAGTACGTCAAGACGCCCGAAGGCCTCAGGCCCCTTGACTGCTTCTACCTGAAACTGCACGGAGTGAAG CTGGAGGCCCTGAACCAGTCCATCAACATTGAGCAGTCACAGTCCGACCGAAGCAAGCGGCCCTTTAACCCTGTCAC ggTCAATCTGCCTCCTGAGCAGGTCACGAAGGTGACTGTGGGGCGCTTGCACTTCAGCGAGACCACCGCCAACAACATGCGGAAGAAGGGCAAACCTAACCCTGACCAGAG GTACTTCATGCTGGTGGTGGCGCTCCAGGCCCATGCACAGAACCAGAACTACACGCTGGCTGCCCAGATCTCAGAGCGCATCATCGTGAGG GCCTCCAACCCAGGCCAGTTTGAGAGTGACAGCGACGTGCTGTGGCAGCGGGCGCAGGTGCCCGACACTGTCTTCCACCATGGCCGCGTGGGCATCAACACGGACCGACCCGACGAGGCGTTGGTCGTGCACGGCAATGTCAAGGTCATGGGCTCGCTCATGCACCCCTCCGACCTGCGGGCCAAGGAGCACGtgcaggag GTGGACACCACGGAGCAGCTGAAGAGGATCTCGCGCATGCGGCTGGTGCACTACAGATACAAGCCTGAGTTTGCAGCCACCGCAGGCATCGAGGCCACGGCGCCAGAGACGG gTGTCATCGCCCAGGAGGTGAAGGAGATCCTGCCTGAGGCCGTGAAGGACACTGGAGACGTGGTCTTTGCCAATGGGAAAACCATAGAGAACTTCTTGGTGGTGAACAAG GAGCGCATCTTCATGGAGAACGTGGGTGCCGTGAAGGAGCTGTGCAAGCTGACGGACAACCTGGAGACGCGCATTGACGAGCTGGAGCGCTGGAGCCACAAGCTGGCCAAACTGCGGCGGCTGGACAGCCTCAAGTCCACTGGCAGCTCGGGTGCCttcag CCATGCAGGGAGCCAGTTCAGCCGGGCGGGCAGCGTCCCCCACAAGAAGAGGCCCCCCAAGGTGGCCAGCAAG TCGTCATCTGTGGTCCCAGACCAGGCCTGCATCAGCCAGCGCTTCCTGCAGGGAACCATCATTGCCCTGGTGGTGGTCATGGCCTTCAG CGTGGTGTCCATGTCTACACTGTATGTGCTGAGCCTGCGCACCGAGGAGGACCTGGTGGAAACCGATGG CTCTTTTGCTGTGTCCACTTCCTGTCTTCTGGCCCTGCTCCGGCCCCAGCACCCTGGGGGGAGTGAGGCCAGGTGCCCATG cagGTCCAGCCAGAGCTTTGGGACCACTCAGCTCCGACAGTCCCCTGTGACCACCGGGCTGCCAGGCACACGGCCCTCTTTGCTGCTGG TTACCACCGGCCTGAGCAGCTCAGCCCCAGGTCCTGTCATCCCCACTTTGGACCTGTGCTCCAGCCGCCCTTGTCCAGTCATCTGctgttcctcctccacccccagccctacCCCTGCCCCTAGTCTTGGCTCCAGCTTTAACCCTGGCCGTGGCCTCAGCCCCAGTCCCAGCCCCTCCACCAACCGCTCAG GCCCCGGCCAGATGGCCCTCCTACCAGTCACCAACATCAGAGCCAAGTCCTGGGGCCTGTCGGCCAATGGTATTGGCCACTCCAAGCATCCAaagagctcagagcctctggCCAGCCCCGAAGTCCCCTTCCCCGGAGGGCAGGGCAAAGCCAAGAATAGCCCCAGCCTTGGTCTCCACGGCCGGGCCCGCAGAGGGCTTCCCCAGCCCGGCCTGAGCCCTGCTCGGCCCACTCGGGCCCAGGGCCAGCCAG CCTCTCTCCTTGCAGACCCAGTGCCCTCCCTGACCTCCATCCAGGTGCTGGAGaactcaatgcccatcacttcCCAGTACTGCGCTCCAGAGGATGCCTGCAG GCCTGGAAACTTCACCTACCACATCCCTGTCAGCAGCGGCACCCCGCTGCACCTCAGCCTGACTCTGCAGATGAA CTCTTCGTCTCCCGTGTCTGTGGTGCTGTGCAGCCTGATGTCAAAGGAGCAGCCGTGTGAGGAGAGGGACTTTCCACAGAGCCTGCACACCTACCAGGACACCCAG gGCACGTCCCACCAGTGGCCAGTGACCATCCTGTCTTTCCGAGAATTCACCTACCACTTCCGGGTGGCACTGCTG ggtCAGGCCAACTGCAGCGTGGAGGCCCCGGTCCTGCCGGCCACAGACTACTATTTCCACTTCTACCGCCTGTGTGACTGA